The following is a genomic window from Nicotiana tabacum cultivar K326 chromosome 3, ASM71507v2, whole genome shotgun sequence.
AAAGACTTATGGGATGAGGTCGACTATATTATGACTATACCTTCTTATTGTGATAAATCGAAGGATTTTGTAACTCATTTAAGGAGACAAAGACGGTTTCAGTTCCTCATGGGCTTGAACGATGGATACTGTCAGTCTCGAAGACAAATTCTCATGATATCACCTATACCCTCTGTCAAACAAGCTTATGCACTAGTTGTGCAAGGTGAAAGTCAAAAACTAGTTGCAGGTGGAGCTTACAATCCAAATGATCATATGGAGCCAACTGCTCTTTTCACTGGAAGGAATGGATTGTAGAAGCAGAGAAAGCCACCTATGTATTGTGAGTTTTGCAACATGAAAGGACATACGAAGGATAACTGTTTCAAGCTAATGCAATGTGAGTTCTATCATATGAAGGGGCACCTCAAAGAGAACTGCTACAAGATCATATGATATTTTAAGGGGAAAAAAAAGCTAATGCAGTAGGAGGAAACTGGAGAAGTGGTGAAATCACCATACCTCAGCACACTGAAAACAGACCATAGGCACAATCGCCAAACTTTACACATGAGCGGTATCAACAAATCCAAAATATGCTGAGCAAATCTCCAATGACTGAACATAGTGCAAATATGGCAAGTATGGTTCCTTCAATCAATGAGTCTGACTTAAAATGGATAGTGGATACATGGACAACAAATCACATGATTAGTGATAAAAATGCTTTATGTGATGGCTCGATGGTAGGAATTTCTGGAAATCTGCAACTTCCAAATGGAGAGGTTGCAGCCATAACTCAAATAGGTAATTATCATTTAACTAGAGGTGATCTACTTGAGAATGTGTTGTGTGTGCCAGCATTTAAGTTTAACCTCTTGTCTGTTTCAAAGTTGACAAAGAGCTTGAACTGTTATGCTACTTTTATTCCTAATTTCTTCATATTTCAAGATCTCTTCACTAGGAAGGTGAATGAGATTGGTAGGGCAAAAGAATGCTTGTATGTTCTAAATTTTCGGAGGAAAGGAAGTATACCAGTTGGTAAGAGGTCTATGGCCGTGACAAAGACAGTAGATGCAGATACCTGGCATAAAATGATGGGACATGTTCCTATTCTGTATTGGGGAAGATTACTGAGTTTAGGAATAAAGCTAGCTCCAGCATTAATCATTATGATGTATGTCCAATAGCTAGGCAAACTAGAATGCCATTTCCTACTAGTGATAATAAATCTGTTGAAACTTTCAACTTGTTATATATGGATGTTTGGGGTCCTTATAAAGTGCCTACATACAATGAGAATGAGGTATTTCCTTACTGTGATTGATGATTTTTCTAGATGGACATGGATGTTCTTGATGCATTTAAAATCTGATGTAGTTACTATACTTAAAAATTTCCTTAGTTTAGTTCACACACAGGTTGGAAAATAGGTTAAAACTTTCAGGTCGGATAATGGAACTGAATTCTTTAACCAAAACTGCACAGAGTTATTCAAACAACATGGAATAATTCACCAAAGTTCATGTCCACATacaccccaacaaaatggggtagtgGAGAGGAGACATAGGCACATCCTTGAAACTGCTCGAGCACTTAGATTTCAAGGTCATCTACCAATTAGATTCTGGGGAGATTGTATTGAGACTGCAATTTACATCATCAATCGAGTGTCATCTTCATTACTTGGAAATAAGATGCCATATGTCCAGTTAGTAGGGAGTCCGTTACAGGTTATGTGATCAAATATGGAGACTCCCTTATTTCATGAAAATCCAAGAAGCAACCTACTGTGTCTCGCAGCTCTGCTGAGGCAAAGTACAAAAGTTTGGCCTCCACTGTTGCTGAGATTGTGTGGCTTGCTGGCCTGTCCAAAGAACTCAATGCCCCACTCTCCTTGCCAGTACCTTTGTACTGTGATAGTAAATAAGTCATACAAATTGCTGTTAACCCTATTTTTCATGAACGTACCAAACACATCGACATCGATTGCCACTTCATTCTTAAGAAGATTTTTCAAGGTCTCGTGAAAACTGTCTACTTAGCTTCTTCTGAGCAGCATGCTGATCTTCTAAACAAAGGTCTTAGCAGACTTCAACATCACTATTTGGTGTCCAAGCTAGGGATGAAAAACATATTCATTTCTCCTAGCTTCGGGGaggggtgtcacacctcctttttcacccgtgCCCACAAAGGGGcgtaaaagggagttttttcaattaaaggacaataaaaacgggatttattatttaattcagagtcgccacttgagagatttatggtgtcccaagtcaccggttgaatcccgaatcgagaaaaagattgactctgtattacagtccgcgaaccaaaaatccgagtaaggaattttgttaacccgggagaaggtgttaggcattcccgagttccgtggttctagcacggtcgctcaactgtcatattcggcttatttatcaggttttaatacatgttgaacctatgtgcaaattttaactgtttaccacttttattactattatttttaacgagaattgcaacgtcgtgaaaatacacctcgaaccacgtctcatcaatgcacccgtggttattgacacatttcaactctgttgagatttagattt
Proteins encoded in this region:
- the LOC107759915 gene encoding uncharacterized protein LOC107759915; this encodes MTHVVSSVSIYYSKMKDLWDEVDYIMTIPSYCDKSKDFVTHLRRQRRFQFLMGLNDGYCQSRRQILMISPIPSVKQAYALVVQGESQKLVAGGAYNPNDHMEPTALFTGRNGL